In Hwangdonia lutea, a single window of DNA contains:
- a CDS encoding helix-turn-helix domain-containing protein has translation MSIIGNKISERRKAKGLTQEELAELSKVNLRTIQRIENDENEPRGKTLILICEVLDINVEDLLNIKNETNYTANNLIYGYTLATKGTRFLANLIETLIFSVIIFIPYTLYTLSSLEEFHNIDSNPIGIQFAAIFGLIVGAIFYPIFTGNLGHRIFGLKVISSETGKDFNKASGGAIRELLKGVFSFFIIPIIWILWDEKNQNLYDKLTKTVVVDKNSKV, from the coding sequence ATGAGCATAATAGGAAATAAAATTAGTGAACGTAGAAAAGCAAAAGGTCTTACACAAGAAGAACTAGCGGAGTTGTCTAAAGTAAATTTAAGAACAATACAACGAATTGAAAATGATGAAAACGAACCACGTGGAAAAACGTTAATTTTAATTTGTGAAGTATTAGATATTAACGTTGAAGACTTATTGAATATTAAAAACGAGACTAACTATACAGCCAATAACTTAATATATGGATACACATTGGCAACAAAAGGAACTCGTTTTTTAGCTAATCTTATAGAAACTTTAATATTTAGCGTTATTATTTTTATTCCATATACACTTTATACTTTATCTTCATTAGAAGAATTCCATAATATAGATAGCAACCCTATTGGTATTCAATTTGCTGCAATTTTTGGTTTAATTGTAGGAGCTATTTTTTATCCGATATTTACTGGTAATTTAGGACATCGCATTTTTGGTTTAAAAGTAATATCTAGTGAAACAGGAAAGGATTTTAATAAAGCATCAGGTGGAGCTATTCGAGAGCTCTTAAAGGGTGTTTTTAGCTTCTTTATTATACCTATTATATGGATTTTATGGGATGAAAAAAATCAAAACTTGTATGATAAACTAACTAAAACTGTTGTTGTAGATAAAAATTCTAAAGTTTAA
- a CDS encoding endonuclease, with protein MLDTFEDLPIRDEMQTVAFYNLENLFDLKEDKHTNDNDFLPTSVKKWTPKRYKNKLRKLGFAISNIGRRETGKQPAIVGLCEVENAKVIEDLIASKHLENCNYKYVHYNSLDERGIDVALLYDATAFKVTHSEPFTIQLTNANGFPDYTRDILLVSGLLDGELVHVIVNHWSSRREGEKETEFKRMASSAKVGDIITALRLENEDAKIIVIGDFNDDPHSQSIKQLVNNFNLFNPMETLRSYSRGSSYHGRQWNLFDQVLISTNFFKTSDKLFEYYTANIFDEDFLKLFNGKFKGSPFRTYIGKRYQGGYSDHFPVYAVFKK; from the coding sequence ATGTTAGACACTTTTGAAGACCTTCCGATTAGAGACGAAATGCAAACCGTTGCATTCTATAATCTTGAAAATTTATTCGATTTAAAGGAAGATAAGCATACCAATGATAACGATTTTTTACCAACATCGGTTAAAAAATGGACACCAAAACGCTACAAAAACAAGCTTAGAAAACTAGGGTTTGCCATTTCGAATATTGGGCGCAGGGAAACGGGAAAGCAACCCGCTATTGTGGGATTATGCGAAGTTGAAAATGCTAAGGTTATTGAAGATTTAATAGCTTCGAAACATTTAGAAAACTGCAATTATAAGTACGTGCATTACAATTCTTTGGATGAACGCGGGATAGATGTGGCTTTACTTTACGATGCCACAGCTTTTAAAGTGACCCATTCTGAGCCGTTTACAATACAATTAACCAACGCCAATGGTTTTCCTGATTATACTAGAGATATATTGTTGGTGTCTGGTTTGCTCGATGGCGAGCTTGTACATGTTATCGTGAACCATTGGTCGTCCAGACGCGAGGGCGAAAAAGAAACCGAATTTAAGCGCATGGCGTCTTCGGCTAAAGTGGGCGACATCATTACGGCGTTGCGATTAGAAAATGAAGATGCGAAAATTATTGTTATTGGCGATTTTAATGACGATCCGCATAGCCAAAGCATAAAGCAATTGGTAAACAATTTTAATTTGTTTAACCCTATGGAAACATTGCGCTCGTACAGCCGAGGAAGCTCTTACCATGGTAGGCAATGGAACTTATTTGACCAAGTTTTAATATCGACCAATTTTTTTAAAACCTCCGATAAACTTTTCGAATATTACACCGCCAATATTTTTGATGAAGATTTTTTAAAGCTTTTTAATGGCAAGTTTAAAGGCTCGCCTTTTAGAACCTATATTGGCAAACGGTATCAAGGTGGTTATAGCGACCACTTTCCGGTGTATGCTGTTTTTAAGAAGTGA
- the hflX gene encoding GTPase HflX has protein sequence MIEEKDLNLERAVLIGIVTKDQDEEKSKEYLDELEFLTFTAGGDVIKRFTQKLDMPNPKTFIGSGKMEKVREFIEENDIGTAIFDDELSATQERNISKILNVKVLDRTNLILDIFAQRAKTSYARTQVELAQCEYLLPRLRGMWTHLERQKGGIGMRGPGETEIETDRRIVRDKIALLKARIKTIDKQMAVQRGNRGKMVRVALVGYTNVGKSTLMNVISKSDVFAENKLFATLDTTVRKVVIQNLPFLLTDTVGFIRKLPTQLVDSFKSTLDEVREADLLLHVVDISHPNFEEHIESVNKILGEIDSSDKPIIKVFNKIDAYKPEPFDPTDLETERSSEHYSLEEWKKTWMNKLGDNALFISALNKENLEDFKKRVYDEVRDIHVTRFPYNHFLYPDYDDLEQ, from the coding sequence ATGATAGAAGAGAAAGACCTTAACTTAGAACGTGCCGTTTTAATTGGCATCGTTACTAAAGATCAAGATGAAGAAAAATCTAAAGAATATTTAGACGAACTTGAGTTTTTAACCTTTACCGCTGGTGGCGATGTAATAAAACGCTTCACCCAAAAATTGGATATGCCAAATCCAAAGACTTTTATTGGTAGTGGTAAAATGGAAAAAGTGCGTGAATTTATTGAAGAAAATGATATTGGTACGGCTATTTTTGATGATGAATTATCGGCAACACAAGAACGAAACATTAGTAAAATATTAAATGTAAAGGTATTGGACCGAACCAATTTAATACTGGATATTTTTGCACAGCGCGCCAAAACCAGTTATGCCAGAACCCAAGTAGAATTGGCCCAATGCGAATATTTACTACCGCGTTTAAGAGGTATGTGGACGCACCTTGAGCGTCAAAAAGGAGGTATTGGTATGCGCGGACCTGGTGAAACCGAAATAGAAACCGACAGACGTATAGTGCGCGATAAAATTGCCTTACTTAAAGCACGCATAAAAACCATCGATAAACAAATGGCGGTACAGCGTGGTAACCGGGGAAAAATGGTGAGAGTGGCGTTAGTGGGTTACACCAATGTTGGTAAATCCACACTTATGAACGTGATAAGCAAAAGCGACGTATTTGCCGAAAACAAACTGTTTGCAACGCTAGATACCACGGTTAGAAAAGTGGTGATTCAAAATCTACCTTTTTTATTAACCGATACAGTTGGGTTTATCAGAAAGTTGCCAACACAACTGGTTGATAGTTTTAAAAGTACTTTGGATGAAGTTAGGGAAGCCGATTTATTATTACACGTAGTAGATATCTCGCATCCTAATTTTGAAGAACACATTGAATCGGTAAATAAAATTTTAGGCGAAATAGATAGCAGCGATAAACCCATTATTAAGGTATTTAATAAAATTGATGCTTATAAACCTGAGCCTTTTGATCCTACTGATTTGGAAACCGAGCGCAGCTCTGAGCACTACTCGTTGGAAGAATGGAAAAAAACCTGGATGAACAAATTGGGCGACAATGCCCTATTTATTTCGGCATTAAACAAAGAAAATTTAGAAGACTTTAAAAAACGCGTTTACGATGAAGTTCGCGATATTCACGTAACACGGTTTCCTTACAATCATTTTCTGTATCCTGATTATGACGATTTAGAGCAATAA
- a CDS encoding penicillin-binding protein 1A, with protein MNRIKLALKNKWVRWFLVAVVGVILFFTSIYISVFLGAFGKLPTEKELSSIKQAEATQVLDNAGKLIGKYYIYDRQPLDFEDFPQHLIDALIATEDVRFYEHDGIDNVSLMRVFVKNIIFQDKSAGGGSTITLQLAKNLFGRKNYIAFSMLINKFKESIIATRIEAIYSKQDILTLYLNTVPFPDNTYGIESAARKFFNKPASKLTYSEAATLVGTLKATTYFNPRLHLERSQSRRDVVFQQMLKYEYISQDSLEAFTNQNIVLNYRSFNHDVGLAPYFRAQVKKELTAILDTLKKPDGSAYDLYKDGLKVHTTLDSTMQSFAEKAMREHLTDLQSVHEKSFGKTAPWNSNKAIIQAAIKNLPKYKSLQKAGLTEAQILDSLSVKRKTELFNWVGDTIQNISAIDSLKHYLKFLNTGMLSIAPKTGAIKAYVGGIDYRFFKYDHVSQSERQVGSTFKPFVYTAAIENGMKPCTYFSLQEVTYTNFDDWTPTNSGVKEEDPHLNYNLEMALSNSVNTIAVKVLNEVGIDKVVQQIEKLGISKALPKEPSLALGVAEINLKALTGAYASYVNNSKGVKPYAITKIEDKAGHVIAEFKPEILEEPAYSNYTRQVMLQIMKSTVNSGTASRLRSTYNLKNNMAGKTGTTQNNKDGWFVGITPNLVTVTWVGNDNHSIGFKSTSLGQGANSALPIFAKFYQKLNADTHFNNITKSNFETPSQEVIGDLDCNPEKRDGFFKRLFGRKHKKKKFKGDE; from the coding sequence ATGAATCGGATAAAATTAGCATTAAAAAACAAATGGGTAAGGTGGTTTTTAGTTGCGGTAGTTGGTGTTATTCTTTTTTTTACCAGCATTTACATTAGTGTTTTTTTAGGTGCTTTCGGAAAGCTTCCCACAGAAAAAGAGCTAAGTTCCATCAAACAAGCTGAAGCTACACAAGTGCTGGACAATGCGGGAAAATTAATAGGCAAATACTACATTTACGATAGGCAGCCTTTAGATTTTGAAGACTTTCCCCAACATCTAATTGATGCGCTTATTGCAACTGAGGATGTACGGTTTTATGAACACGATGGTATTGACAATGTGAGTTTAATGCGGGTGTTTGTTAAAAACATCATCTTTCAAGATAAGTCTGCTGGCGGTGGCAGTACCATTACGTTGCAATTGGCAAAAAATCTTTTTGGACGAAAAAACTACATCGCGTTTAGCATGCTAATCAATAAATTTAAAGAATCAATAATTGCTACGCGTATTGAAGCGATTTATTCTAAACAAGATATTCTCACACTTTACCTTAATACGGTACCTTTCCCCGATAACACTTATGGTATTGAAAGCGCTGCACGAAAGTTTTTTAATAAACCAGCCTCAAAATTAACTTACTCTGAAGCTGCCACTTTGGTTGGTACTTTGAAAGCAACCACCTATTTTAATCCACGGCTTCATTTAGAGCGCAGTCAATCACGACGCGATGTTGTGTTTCAGCAAATGCTTAAATATGAATACATCTCGCAAGACTCTTTAGAGGCTTTTACCAATCAAAATATTGTTTTAAATTATCGGTCTTTTAATCACGATGTAGGGTTAGCACCTTATTTTCGTGCCCAAGTAAAAAAAGAGTTAACTGCTATTTTAGATACGCTAAAAAAACCAGATGGCAGTGCTTATGATTTATATAAAGATGGCTTAAAAGTACACACAACATTAGATTCTACCATGCAATCTTTTGCTGAAAAAGCCATGCGCGAACATCTTACGGATTTGCAAAGTGTGCACGAAAAATCTTTTGGAAAAACAGCACCGTGGAACTCCAATAAAGCCATTATTCAAGCTGCCATTAAAAACTTGCCTAAATATAAGTCCTTACAAAAAGCGGGGTTAACAGAGGCTCAAATTCTAGATTCGCTTTCCGTAAAACGAAAAACAGAATTGTTTAATTGGGTGGGCGATACCATTCAAAATATATCGGCTATAGATAGTTTAAAGCATTATTTAAAATTTTTAAACACAGGAATGCTTTCTATTGCCCCAAAAACCGGTGCTATAAAAGCCTATGTTGGTGGTATTGATTATAGGTTTTTTAAATACGACCATGTGTCGCAAAGCGAACGTCAGGTTGGTTCTACCTTTAAACCTTTTGTTTACACTGCCGCCATTGAAAATGGCATGAAACCATGTACCTATTTTTCGTTACAAGAAGTCACTTACACTAATTTTGATGATTGGACACCAACCAACTCTGGTGTAAAAGAAGAAGATCCGCACCTCAATTATAATTTAGAAATGGCTTTGAGCAATTCCGTTAACACCATCGCTGTAAAAGTGTTAAATGAAGTTGGTATTGATAAAGTTGTACAGCAAATAGAAAAATTAGGCATTAGTAAAGCACTTCCTAAAGAACCTTCGCTGGCTTTGGGCGTAGCGGAAATAAACCTAAAAGCACTTACAGGAGCTTATGCGAGTTATGTAAACAACAGCAAAGGCGTTAAACCTTATGCGATAACTAAAATTGAAGATAAAGCAGGCCATGTTATTGCTGAATTTAAACCCGAAATTTTAGAAGAACCAGCTTATAGCAATTATACAAGGCAGGTGATGCTACAAATAATGAAATCTACGGTTAATAGCGGAACAGCCTCTAGATTACGATCAACCTATAATTTAAAAAATAATATGGCCGGAAAAACAGGTACCACACAAAACAATAAAGATGGCTGGTTTGTCGGTATTACTCCTAATTTAGTAACCGTTACTTGGGTTGGGAACGATAACCATAGCATTGGATTCAAATCTACAAGCCTTGGGCAAGGTGCAAATTCCGCATTACCTATTTTTGCTAAATTTTATCAGAAATTAAATGCCGATACGCATTTTAATAATATCACGAAAAGCAATTTTGAAACACCTTCACAAGAGGTTATTGGTGATTTAGACTGTAATCCGGAAAAACGAGATGGGTTTTTTAAAAGGCTTTTTGGAAGAAAACATAAAAAGAAGAAGTTTAAAGGTGATGAATAA